Within the bacterium genome, the region CAAACCTCGATAGAGCTTATTTTGTGCGGGGGAATGTTTATTATCTTAAAAACCAATTCCTCGATTCTTTCAAATCCTACATAAAGGGAGCCTTCCTTTCCTCTTCATTAGACAACTTTTATTTTTATCTGGGGGAGGCATTTTCTTTAAGATGGTTTCCCTTATATCTATTTACCTATCTTTTTATCTGGCTTGACTCGTTTATTCTCCTTATGATCACCCATTGGATAGGAAATTTCTTAATCAGGGGCTATCCTATGCTTTGTAGATATATCATAAAGAAAAGGTGGATTTTATACCTTTATCTTCCCATAGCCATTCTTTTTTTATTCTCCCTTTTCATTTCCAAGGATGTGATAAAAAATGTTCCTTTAGAGCTTATAAAACCATACCTTTTCTTTCTTCTCCTTTATCTTCCTTCTGGGATTATCTTGGTTCTCCTTTTTTCCCTTATCATTACAGCCTTGATAAAATGGCCTCCCCTTCGCATATACCTCTCCTTTGTCCTGATTAGCCTCTCTATTGATATAGCGATGATTATGCTCATTACCTGCCTATTCCCATTCTTTATTGAGCATCCTATGGTCTATGAGGTAGCATTAGTGGTTGCTCTGGTATTTAGAAGGCTTGCCTGGAGGCTTTTTCTTTTTATCATCGCCATTTATTGGCTTTTGTATCGCTATCTCATCTCAAAGGGGCTTCGTTATATAAAGGAGGATAACCTTGAAAAGGCTATATCTATATTTAAAAAAGCCCTCCTCTCTATCAGAATCATAAAAGCCATTGAGCCTACCTATTCTTCAATGGCATCAGAGGCACTCTTTGGAATGACCTTAGTCTATTTTAAAAGGAATGAGCCCCTTTTAATCCCCAAAGCCTGGCAATTGATAGAAAGATCTATAGAGGAGTGGTGGCCTTTAAACCATAAGGCAAACTTTCTCTATCATCTATCATTCAGCCTTTCAGAGATAATGGAAGGAAGAATAGAATCTGCTAAGGAGTCTTTTTTAAAGATGCTTAAGCTGCCTGAATTTAAAAGGAAAATCCCTTTCATCCATGTGCTTTGGGAAACGATAAATCGGGATGACTTTTTAAAGCTAAAAAGAGATGAGAGGGGCAAATACCTCTTTTCTCTTTTGGTTGACTTAAAATAAATTCCCTCGATAGCAGTTTGCCATAAAATAAAAGAGGGCGGCAGCTGCCGCCCTCTCTTTCTCTTAACCCCCTGGCTTATTCACAGCGATACTGGTAATATGGGGTGCCATATGTATCAAGGCAATCACAGTCTATTACCACCTCACCCCTTCTATCTCCACACTGGGTTGCTAGATATAACCAGCCTCCATCACATGCCTCCGAACTAGCCCTTCCTGGACACTCAGCATTATTATAGTTTGCGGCCGTTGCTCTGTTTCCTTTTTGTCCCAGTACTGCGGCTTGTAGCTCGGTGTCAGTAAGAGTGCCATCGCTATTCGCATCCGCACCTGTAACAAATACTACTGCTCCATTATCGCTTCCATTTCCACTGTGTACACCCCTGCTTAATAGTGCTACAGGAACATCTAACAGGTCATCATCATTTCTGTCGGGATAGAGGGGAGCAAGTATCCTGCCGTAAAGATCGTTCACGTCTGTTGGATAGTCCATCTTTCCAAGGTCTCCCTGTGAGCCATTAAATATCCCGGTATAAAGATTCTTAAGGTTCTTTCCCGTTGTCCTTTCTCTGGCTCGATCAATCAAAAGACCTACCCTAGGAAGGAGCATTGCCAGTAATATCCCAATGATTGCAACCACAATCATTAACTCAATCAAGGTAAAACCCTTTCTCTTCATCTTCTCTCACCTCCCTTTTTTAAAATTTATTCCCTTCAATACTTTAAGTATTGATTTCTATATTAAATATACTATAAAAATTAAATTTTGTCAAGTTTTTTTAAAGCTTATTTAAAATACAATAGCCGATTAACCCTTTGCCATAAAACCCCATCCCCCTTTTTCAAAATAGGCTTCCCATTGCTTCCTTTAAT harbors:
- a CDS encoding type II secretion system protein; translation: MKRKGFTLIELMIVVAIIGILLAMLLPRVGLLIDRARERTTGKNLKNLYTGIFNGSQGDLGKMDYPTDVNDLYGRILAPLYPDRNDDDLLDVPVALLSRGVHSGNGSDNGAVVFVTGADANSDGTLTDTELQAAVLGQKGNRATAANYNNAECPGRASSEACDGGWLYLATQCGDRRGEVVIDCDCLDTYGTPYYQYRCE